From one Leifsonia soli genomic stretch:
- a CDS encoding glycoside hydrolase family 130 protein, whose protein sequence is MSTTIPARTIATDVPYALERIGIVMEPDAADPRQVEGVLNPATVQDPDGTVHLFPRLVAEHNVSRIGRARVVVADGVPTGVAELEIALQAERGWEHGTAHGGVEDPRITPLNDLGIHVMSYVAFGPLGPKPALAVSTDGREWTRLGPIQFAYDDALDTDLNLFPNKDVVFFPEVVPDPEGRPSFAMLHRPMWDFGFVRPDEQPPLPAGVTDPRASIWISYVPVDDAVQDLTALTRPGGHRFVAGPEYEWEALKIGAGPAPLRVPEGWLVLHHGVTGTLPGGSFVPQAFTVRYVVGAMLLDPDDPSRVIARTSEPLMTPETADETAGTVANVLFPTAIEKIGGEHIVFYGAADTRISAARLVRTP, encoded by the coding sequence TTGTCCACCACCATCCCCGCCCGCACCATCGCCACGGACGTCCCCTACGCCCTGGAGCGCATCGGCATCGTCATGGAGCCTGATGCGGCCGACCCGCGCCAGGTCGAGGGTGTGCTCAACCCCGCGACCGTGCAGGACCCGGACGGCACCGTCCACCTTTTCCCGCGGCTGGTTGCGGAGCACAACGTCTCCCGGATCGGCCGGGCCCGCGTCGTGGTGGCCGACGGCGTCCCCACCGGCGTCGCCGAGCTGGAGATCGCCCTCCAGGCGGAGCGCGGCTGGGAGCACGGCACGGCGCACGGCGGCGTGGAGGACCCGCGCATCACCCCCCTGAACGACCTCGGCATCCACGTGATGAGCTACGTCGCGTTCGGCCCGCTCGGCCCGAAGCCCGCGCTCGCGGTGTCGACGGACGGCCGCGAATGGACGCGGCTCGGCCCCATCCAGTTCGCCTACGACGACGCCCTCGACACCGACCTCAACCTGTTCCCGAACAAGGACGTCGTCTTCTTCCCGGAGGTCGTCCCGGACCCGGAGGGCCGCCCGAGCTTCGCCATGCTGCACCGGCCGATGTGGGACTTCGGCTTCGTGCGTCCGGACGAGCAGCCGCCTCTTCCCGCGGGCGTGACGGACCCGCGGGCGAGCATCTGGATCTCCTATGTGCCCGTGGACGACGCTGTGCAGGACCTCACGGCACTGACCCGCCCCGGCGGCCACCGCTTCGTCGCCGGTCCCGAGTACGAGTGGGAGGCCCTCAAGATCGGAGCCGGCCCGGCGCCGCTCCGGGTTCCGGAGGGCTGGCTCGTACTGCACCACGGCGTCACCGGAACGCTGCCCGGCGGTTCGTTCGTGCCCCAGGCGTTCACCGTCCGCTACGTCGTCGGGGCGATGCTGCTCGATCCCGACGACCCCTCGCGCGTGATCGCCCGCACGAGCGAACCCCTGATGACCCCCGAGACCGCGGACGAGACCGCGGGAACGGTGGCGAACGTGCTCTTCCCCACGGCGATCGAGAAGATCGGCGGAGAGCACATCGTCTTCTACGGCGCGGCCGACACCCGGATCTCGGCCGCCCGCCTGGTCCGCACCCCCTGA
- a CDS encoding HAD-IIB family hydrolase encodes MPRLVAFDLDDTLAPSKSPVDARTAESLGRLLEVMEVCVISGGRFEQFRDQLLSRLPASAPLERLHLMPTCGTRYLNWDGARWRLRYAENLSDAEREEALAVVEEEASRLGLWEAGTWGPVMEDRGSQITFSALGQFAPVAEKSAWDPAGTRRSSLRTAVRSRLPGLEVRAGGSTSIDITRRGVDKAYGMRRLASITHIPFSDMLFVGDRLDPDGNDYPVIALGIPTHPVRDWTETASLIDELIAAA; translated from the coding sequence ATGCCCCGTCTCGTCGCCTTCGATCTCGACGACACCCTCGCCCCGTCGAAGTCTCCCGTCGACGCGCGGACGGCCGAGTCGCTCGGACGTCTCCTCGAGGTGATGGAGGTCTGCGTGATCTCGGGCGGCCGGTTCGAGCAGTTCCGGGACCAGCTGCTCTCCCGTCTGCCCGCGTCGGCGCCGCTGGAACGCCTCCACCTCATGCCGACCTGCGGAACGCGCTACCTGAACTGGGACGGAGCCCGCTGGCGCCTGCGGTACGCCGAGAACCTGAGCGACGCCGAGCGGGAGGAGGCGCTCGCCGTGGTCGAGGAGGAGGCGTCCCGCTTGGGGTTGTGGGAGGCGGGGACGTGGGGGCCGGTCATGGAGGACCGCGGCTCGCAGATCACCTTCTCAGCGCTGGGCCAGTTCGCCCCCGTCGCCGAGAAGTCCGCCTGGGATCCGGCCGGAACGCGGCGCAGCAGCCTGCGGACGGCGGTGCGGTCCCGGCTGCCCGGGCTGGAGGTGCGTGCGGGCGGGTCGACCAGCATCGACATCACGCGTCGTGGCGTGGACAAGGCCTACGGGATGAGGAGGCTCGCGTCAATCACGCACATCCCCTTCTCGGACATGCTCTTCGTCGGGGACCGTCTCGACCCGGACGGCAACGACTACCCGGTGATCGCGCTCGGTATCCCGACACATCCCGTGCGGGACTGGACGGAGACGGCGTCGCTCATCGACGAGCTGATCGCGGCGGCGTGA
- a CDS encoding polysaccharide lyase family 8 super-sandwich domain-containing protein, producing MAFLVAALLSVVGLAAPAKAADLQTDVATIVTRLQDYYLSQGDEVQIANGIYLAQTSNALDYVASQNADGSWSDVNYQDTTSSANGKTWDAYKALYRMVAIAQAYREPTARGYRDATLIAAEERALTYWDRVNPGNTNWWETEIGESIAMGRISIFVGDVLSSDAAALAIKHNQGKLDPAGANGAWRTSDYLYKALATRDAAAITAGFATMVQTVAVDDSGTVQEAVQPDSTFWAHGAQLYSEGYGMALFTMVAMWADSARGTSLAFTRDQLDTIAFYIVDGTRWLIRGEIEMLYLLYRPATTVDGVTSYAAVFLDPLDRMARTDPLYATAYRHMADNIRGKTSGNGAIGDKYFWRSEFSSHQRADYGIVTGLNSSRTVGSEYRSTLRKDVGNEIVWNRTGTTAIQVTNKEYTDLGPAFDWFHYPGTTVPYVKETTLGKDGRSGNGGAFTGGVSDGTYGASVESLDRVGTQAQKSYYYFDDEMVALGAGIQSSSSAPIHTTVNQVAAKGNASVDGQKVAPGTDGQVVADPSWAYNDKVGYVFPSDQSVTVSDKTQTGSYYGDQPESHDAFTLYFDHGTKPSNATYQYIVLPAKSAAQTEAYAAKPAVKVLRNDSAVQAVQHAGLKRTMATFYRAGSLDLGDGRTLSVSQPSIVMLDESSGTPVVSLSNPSQPGTLVDVELSGGASASRGTFVLGTGANLGKTVTEPLVADDSDGSPYTASGSVAGHGPSRAGDADPATTWQSSGAAPWLSQRLAAGSYAMGADVDWGADYATRFLVQTSLDGVTWTDQALVQRGTGGHQHVDFPATAANFVRILPLDGPGGGSYAVAEFAAVARANLALGAPTTASDGTSPASATDGNATTRWIADRTGSPDTSWLQVDLGKVQKIGAARLFWEASYASQYKIQVSDDGSTWRDAYVTPAAGSDGGTDLVALNATGRYVRMQTVKRALTTYGVSVWEFEVFGDSAITAAPVATGRVNLAQGKPTTADSVYNNLANVQAPAATDGSKTTKWSSARPSGTAPYTNRNWLQVDLGTVRPVSQAVVEWESGNSTDYQLEGSVNGSDWTPLAHVQNTGTADHRRDTTDFPTAEVRYVRVIGSPATKYGLNIWEFEVYGGYSLACTAPVNAERGGTATLAATITPLVPGDSFTAYSLDPAVAAVASAPQAAADGTVSVGLKTGVPGSTSVVLVHGAGDEFVRCPVTVGVDTSALQAQVDRANSLDSTWYTPDTWSPLLPALEAAKATLTAADASQPAIDAAAATLKAAIDGLRATAVVSAPAVSTKWATAATVTVTVTSPLPVTGKVALTEGDKDRGVASLNGGVATFTLPPGLAAGDHVLTATYSGSDTVAGASTTVTVTVVLPAAWSKTTSYKTGDIVSYKGSVYKAGWSTKGEQPGLSNTGAWQELAMTEDGGAVWTPSRVFSGGDTVLYQGRTYLAAWYSRGDTPGSATGPWQEMATAPDGTALWTPSRIFNGGDRASYKGVVYVARWYSRNQAPGDVNGPWAVAR from the coding sequence GTGGCGTTCCTCGTCGCCGCGCTCCTGAGCGTGGTCGGTCTGGCCGCCCCCGCGAAGGCGGCGGACCTGCAGACCGACGTCGCGACGATCGTCACGCGCCTGCAGGACTACTACCTGAGCCAGGGCGACGAGGTGCAGATCGCCAACGGCATCTACCTGGCGCAGACCTCGAACGCGCTCGACTACGTCGCGTCGCAGAACGCCGACGGCTCGTGGTCCGATGTGAACTACCAGGACACGACGAGCTCGGCGAACGGGAAGACCTGGGACGCCTACAAGGCGCTCTACCGGATGGTCGCCATCGCCCAGGCGTACCGCGAGCCCACCGCGAGGGGCTACCGCGACGCGACGCTCATCGCCGCGGAGGAGCGCGCGCTGACGTACTGGGACAGGGTGAACCCGGGGAACACCAACTGGTGGGAGACGGAGATCGGCGAGTCGATCGCGATGGGGCGGATCTCGATCTTCGTGGGGGATGTGCTGAGCAGCGACGCCGCGGCGCTCGCGATCAAGCACAACCAGGGCAAGCTCGACCCCGCCGGAGCGAACGGCGCCTGGCGCACCTCCGACTACCTGTACAAGGCGCTCGCCACCCGTGACGCCGCCGCCATCACGGCGGGCTTCGCCACGATGGTCCAGACGGTCGCCGTCGACGACTCCGGCACCGTTCAGGAGGCCGTCCAGCCGGACTCGACGTTCTGGGCGCACGGCGCCCAGCTCTACAGCGAGGGCTACGGAATGGCCCTGTTCACCATGGTCGCGATGTGGGCGGACTCCGCTCGCGGCACGAGCCTGGCATTCACGCGCGACCAGCTGGACACGATCGCCTTCTACATCGTCGACGGCACCCGCTGGCTGATCCGCGGCGAGATCGAGATGCTGTACCTCCTCTACCGGCCGGCGACGACCGTCGACGGCGTCACGAGCTACGCCGCCGTCTTCCTCGATCCGCTGGACCGGATGGCGCGCACCGACCCGCTCTACGCGACCGCGTACCGGCACATGGCCGACAACATCCGCGGGAAGACGTCCGGCAACGGTGCGATCGGCGACAAGTACTTCTGGCGTTCCGAGTTCTCGTCGCACCAGCGGGCCGACTACGGCATCGTGACCGGTCTGAACTCGAGCCGGACCGTCGGCAGCGAGTACCGCTCCACCCTCCGTAAGGACGTCGGGAACGAGATCGTCTGGAACCGCACCGGCACGACGGCGATCCAGGTCACGAACAAGGAGTACACCGACCTCGGCCCGGCGTTCGACTGGTTCCACTACCCGGGCACCACCGTGCCCTATGTGAAGGAGACCACGCTCGGCAAGGACGGCCGGTCGGGCAACGGCGGCGCGTTCACCGGCGGCGTCTCGGACGGCACCTACGGTGCGAGCGTGGAGAGCCTGGACCGCGTCGGCACGCAGGCGCAGAAGAGCTACTACTACTTCGACGACGAGATGGTGGCGCTCGGTGCCGGCATCCAGTCGTCCTCCAGCGCGCCCATCCACACCACGGTCAACCAGGTCGCGGCGAAGGGCAATGCCTCGGTCGACGGCCAGAAGGTCGCCCCAGGCACCGACGGCCAGGTCGTCGCCGATCCGTCGTGGGCCTACAACGACAAGGTCGGGTACGTGTTCCCGTCCGATCAGTCCGTGACGGTGTCCGACAAGACGCAGACCGGCAGCTACTACGGCGACCAGCCGGAGAGCCACGACGCGTTCACCCTGTACTTCGACCACGGCACGAAGCCGAGCAACGCCACGTACCAGTACATCGTGCTCCCGGCGAAGTCGGCTGCGCAGACCGAGGCCTACGCGGCCAAGCCGGCGGTGAAGGTCCTCCGCAACGACAGCGCGGTTCAGGCCGTGCAGCACGCAGGGCTCAAGCGGACGATGGCGACCTTCTACCGGGCCGGATCGCTCGACCTCGGCGACGGCCGCACCCTGTCGGTGAGCCAGCCCAGCATCGTGATGCTGGACGAGTCGTCCGGCACCCCGGTGGTGAGCCTCTCCAACCCGAGCCAGCCGGGCACCCTCGTCGATGTCGAGCTGAGCGGCGGGGCGTCCGCGTCGCGGGGCACGTTCGTGCTCGGCACGGGGGCGAACCTCGGGAAGACCGTCACGGAACCGCTGGTGGCGGACGACTCGGATGGCTCGCCCTACACGGCGAGCGGTTCGGTCGCTGGCCACGGTCCGTCGCGCGCAGGCGACGCGGATCCGGCAACCACGTGGCAGTCCTCCGGAGCGGCCCCTTGGCTGAGCCAGCGTCTCGCGGCGGGCTCCTACGCGATGGGCGCCGACGTCGACTGGGGCGCCGACTACGCCACGCGCTTCCTCGTCCAGACGTCCCTGGACGGGGTGACCTGGACCGACCAGGCCCTGGTCCAGCGCGGCACGGGCGGACATCAGCACGTCGACTTCCCGGCGACCGCGGCGAACTTCGTCCGCATCCTGCCGTTGGACGGGCCCGGTGGAGGATCGTACGCGGTGGCCGAGTTCGCGGCCGTCGCCCGGGCGAATCTCGCCCTGGGCGCTCCGACCACGGCATCGGACGGGACGAGCCCGGCGAGCGCGACCGACGGGAACGCCACCACCCGGTGGATCGCCGACCGGACCGGGTCTCCAGACACCTCCTGGCTGCAGGTCGATCTCGGGAAAGTGCAGAAGATCGGGGCCGCTCGGCTGTTCTGGGAGGCGTCCTACGCCAGTCAGTACAAGATCCAGGTCTCGGACGACGGCAGCACGTGGCGCGACGCCTACGTCACGCCGGCTGCCGGGAGTGACGGAGGCACCGACCTCGTTGCGCTGAATGCGACCGGGCGGTACGTCCGGATGCAGACGGTCAAGCGAGCGCTCACCACCTACGGCGTCTCGGTGTGGGAGTTCGAGGTGTTCGGCGACAGCGCCATCACCGCAGCGCCCGTAGCGACAGGACGGGTGAACCTCGCGCAGGGGAAGCCGACGACCGCCGACAGCGTCTACAACAACCTCGCGAATGTTCAGGCTCCTGCGGCCACGGACGGCTCGAAGACCACCAAGTGGTCCTCCGCCCGCCCCTCGGGCACGGCGCCGTACACCAACCGCAACTGGCTGCAGGTCGACCTCGGCACGGTCCGTCCGGTGTCGCAGGCGGTCGTCGAGTGGGAGAGCGGCAACTCCACCGACTACCAGCTCGAGGGGTCGGTGAACGGAAGCGACTGGACGCCGCTCGCGCATGTCCAGAACACCGGCACCGCCGACCACCGCCGCGACACGACCGATTTCCCGACCGCCGAAGTGCGCTACGTCCGGGTCATCGGGTCGCCGGCGACCAAGTACGGGCTCAACATCTGGGAGTTCGAGGTCTACGGCGGCTACAGCCTGGCGTGCACGGCGCCGGTGAACGCGGAGCGCGGCGGTACGGCCACGCTTGCCGCGACGATCACCCCGCTCGTCCCGGGCGACTCGTTCACCGCGTACTCGCTCGACCCGGCCGTCGCGGCGGTGGCTTCCGCGCCCCAGGCCGCCGCCGATGGGACGGTCTCGGTCGGCCTGAAGACCGGGGTGCCCGGCAGCACCTCCGTCGTGCTCGTGCACGGTGCCGGGGACGAGTTCGTTCGCTGCCCGGTCACTGTGGGGGTCGACACGAGCGCTCTGCAGGCACAGGTGGACCGGGCGAACAGTCTCGACAGCACCTGGTACACGCCTGACACCTGGTCGCCCCTGCTGCCTGCCCTGGAGGCCGCGAAGGCGACGCTCACGGCGGCAGACGCCAGCCAGCCAGCGATCGACGCCGCCGCTGCGACGCTGAAAGCCGCCATCGACGGCCTGCGCGCCACCGCCGTCGTCAGCGCACCCGCTGTCAGCACGAAGTGGGCGACGGCGGCGACGGTCACCGTCACGGTCACCTCACCGCTCCCGGTCACCGGGAAGGTCGCACTCACTGAGGGGGACAAGGACCGCGGGGTCGCATCCCTGAACGGCGGTGTCGCCACGTTCACCCTCCCTCCGGGCCTCGCAGCGGGCGACCATGTGCTGACCGCGACCTACAGCGGCAGCGACACGGTCGCCGGTGCCAGCACGACGGTGACCGTCACGGTGGTGCTGCCTGCCGCCTGGAGCAAGACGACGTCCTACAAGACGGGCGACATCGTCAGCTACAAGGGTTCCGTCTACAAGGCGGGCTGGTCCACGAAGGGCGAGCAGCCCGGGCTCAGCAACACCGGAGCCTGGCAGGAACTGGCGATGACCGAGGACGGTGGAGCCGTCTGGACCCCGTCCCGCGTGTTCTCCGGCGGCGACACCGTCCTCTACCAGGGACGCACGTACCTGGCCGCCTGGTACAGCCGCGGTGACACCCCCGGCTCCGCGACGGGACCCTGGCAGGAGATGGCGACCGCTCCGGACGGCACCGCGCTGTGGACGCCGTCGCGCATCTTCAACGGCGGGGACCGCGCGAGCTACAAGGGGGTCGTGTACGTGGCCAGGTGGTACTCCCGCAACCAGGCTCCGGGCGACGTCAACGGCCCGTGGGCCGTGGCGCGGTAG
- a CDS encoding substrate-binding domain-containing protein: protein MGTGSGPDPASGAAREPGERRITIADVAARAGVSKSAVSFVFNGRRGLSEGTTDRIVRAARDLGWRPSSRARALSGQRPRTAGLVLRRDAAAASSDLVGFLHGIGSALAATGAVLVVRVVATDAEEREAYSAFAREAQVDVVLLAGLRVADDRPAALARLGLPFVSADSVGAADQGARMRQAIRHLAGIGHRRIALVADESLARSARWSAEFARESRLLGLDARVAWVSLSIPITVRDATAGLLDRAEPPTGIVYESDVLAAAGMQAALRRGLEVPHELSVIALDDGPVALVTNPALSVVRRDAEAWGRACGRLLANSGGGSPEDALPPAELIMRGSTAPPSPSNQERSR from the coding sequence GTGGGAACCGGTTCGGGTCCGGATCCCGCCTCCGGTGCCGCCCGGGAGCCGGGGGAGCGGCGCATCACCATCGCCGACGTCGCGGCGCGCGCCGGCGTCTCCAAGAGCGCGGTGTCCTTCGTTTTCAACGGGCGCCGGGGGCTCAGCGAGGGGACGACGGACCGCATCGTCCGGGCCGCACGAGACCTCGGCTGGCGCCCGAGCTCCCGCGCCAGGGCGCTCTCCGGGCAGCGACCGCGGACCGCGGGCCTGGTGCTCCGCCGGGACGCGGCGGCCGCGAGCTCTGATCTCGTCGGTTTCCTCCACGGGATCGGGTCCGCGCTCGCTGCGACCGGCGCTGTCCTCGTCGTGCGCGTCGTCGCGACCGATGCCGAGGAGCGGGAGGCCTACTCGGCCTTCGCCCGCGAGGCGCAGGTGGACGTGGTGCTGCTCGCGGGCCTGCGGGTCGCCGACGACCGCCCCGCCGCTCTGGCGCGGCTCGGCCTGCCGTTCGTCTCCGCGGACAGCGTCGGCGCGGCCGACCAGGGCGCGCGGATGCGGCAGGCGATCCGTCACCTCGCCGGCATCGGCCATCGTCGGATCGCGCTGGTCGCGGACGAGTCGCTCGCACGGTCGGCCCGGTGGAGTGCGGAGTTCGCGCGGGAGTCGCGCCTGCTGGGGCTCGATGCCCGGGTGGCATGGGTGTCCCTATCCATCCCGATTACCGTGAGGGACGCCACCGCCGGCCTGCTCGACCGTGCCGAGCCTCCCACCGGGATCGTCTACGAGAGCGATGTCCTCGCGGCGGCCGGCATGCAAGCCGCCCTTCGCCGTGGCCTGGAGGTTCCGCACGAACTCTCGGTGATCGCTCTCGACGACGGCCCGGTCGCCCTCGTGACGAATCCTGCTCTCTCGGTCGTGCGGCGCGACGCCGAGGCGTGGGGCCGGGCCTGCGGTCGCCTCCTGGCGAACAGCGGCGGCGGTTCCCCGGAGGATGCGCTTCCTCCGGCCGAGCTCATCATGCGCGGCAGCACCGCGCCGCCATCCCCCTCCAACCAGGAAAGGTCCCGCTGA